Part of the Pyxidicoccus trucidator genome is shown below.
CGCGGCCCGAGGCGTCGTGGACCACATGGCCCCGGTCCGAGATGACGGCCCACGTCCCATCCCCGCGCAGGAAGCGGTACTCGTCCGTCCAGTGCTCCTCACCCCGGTCGATGACGGCCTGCATGTCGCGGCCCACGCGCTCGCGGTCCTCGGGGTGGATGTGCTGGGTCCACGCGTCGAGGTCCATCCGGGGCTGGTGGGAGTCCAGGCGGAACTGCCGGGCGGCCAGCTCGCTCCACTCGATGTAGCCGGTGTCAAACTGCCAGTCATAGATGACGTCGCTGGTGGCCAGGGTGGCCAGCCGGTAGCGCATCTCCGACTGGCGCAGCACCTCCTCCGCGCGGTGCCGCTCGCTGATGTCCAGCGACACGCCCGCCACGTTCACCACGACGCCATCGGGCCCCATGACCGGGGAGACGCGCGTCATGAACCAGGCGCCCCCCAACTCCGACTCCAAGGAGAAGGACTCACCGCCATGCGCGCGCCGGGTGGCCTCCATGAGGTCCGGCCGGTCCGCGTACAGCTCGAAGGCGGAGTGGCCCACGACCTGCTCGCTCTCCAGTCCAATCACCCTCAGCCCTTCGCCCTCGAAGAGGGTGATGATGCCCTGCGCGTCCGTGGACCAGAGGATGACGGGCAGCTGGGTGAGGATGCGGTGCAGGTGCTCGCGGGCCTCGTCCCGCTCGTGCTCCATGCGGGCTTTCTCCGTGAGGTCGGTGGAGATGCCGCACACCGCATACGAGTGGCCCCACGCGTCCGGCACGGGGAACTTGAGCGAGCTGTAGAAGTGCGGCCCGTCCTGCTGCGGCACCACCTCGTCGTAGCTGTGCGGCTGGCCGCTCGCCAGCACCCGCGCGTCATTGGCGGTGAGGTCCGCCGCCACCTCGGGCGGGAACAGCTCCACGTCCGTGTGGCCCACCACCTGCCGACTGGCAAGCCCGGTGGCCTCCTCGAAGGAGCGGTTGATGAAGAGGTAGCGCCCCTCCGTGTCCTTGGCGAAGATGACGGCCGGGGCGTGGTCGAGGATGTCATGCAGCTTCGCCTGGGTGGCGCGCATGGCCTGCTCATGGTCCCGGGCGTACTGCACCACCGCGTCCGCGATGCACGCGTCGAGCGCCTGGTTGAGGACCCTCAGCCCGGCCAGCTCGGGCGCCCAACCCGACTCGTCGAGGATTTCGTGGATGCTGTCCCGCAGCAGGCCGTACTCGCGCACCACCGCGCCAATGTCACTGCCCGCCTGAAAGCGCTCCCGGCCATGCCGGCCGCCAATGGCCCGTGCCCTCTCCAGGTCGGGCGTCGCGTGCAGGGTCCGGAGCGTCTCCACCAGCGAGTCCATCAGCCCGGGCAGGCTGCTCAGCGGCCCCGTGCGAGGTACCGGGCCCTCCCCGAGCACCTCCAATACCCGCGCCTCCCAGCGCTGGAGGATGTCCTCTCTGCGCGCCTCCAGCAGGTCCGGCAGGAGGAGCGGCGGCGTGGCGCAGGGGTTCATGCAAGCGCCTCCCACGAGGGGGCCCCGGGCGAATCCCCGCCTGA
Proteins encoded:
- a CDS encoding PAS domain-containing protein, with the translated sequence MNPCATPPLLLPDLLEARREDILQRWEARVLEVLGEGPVPRTGPLSSLPGLMDSLVETLRTLHATPDLERARAIGGRHGRERFQAGSDIGAVVREYGLLRDSIHEILDESGWAPELAGLRVLNQALDACIADAVVQYARDHEQAMRATQAKLHDILDHAPAVIFAKDTEGRYLFINRSFEEATGLASRQVVGHTDVELFPPEVAADLTANDARVLASGQPHSYDEVVPQQDGPHFYSSLKFPVPDAWGHSYAVCGISTDLTEKARMEHERDEAREHLHRILTQLPVILWSTDAQGIITLFEGEGLRVIGLESEQVVGHSAFELYADRPDLMEATRRAHGGESFSLESELGGAWFMTRVSPVMGPDGVVVNVAGVSLDISERHRAEEVLRQSEMRYRLATLATSDVIYDWQFDTGYIEWSELAARQFRLDSHQPRMDLDAWTQHIHPEDRERVGRDMQAVIDRGEEHWTDEYRFLRGDGTWAVISDRGHVVHDASGRAVRMVGAMQDVTERRAAELEAQRRAEFEQLLIGIVSHDLRNPLSAITMATTTLLRREGMDERQRKVMGRILTSAERATRMLRDILDFTQARLGGGIPMQPRAFDLHELTRQVVDEVQLANPERRLDIQCGGDGRGLWDPDRLAQVITNLVNNAINYSPEHCPVRVRTHGTRDTVALAVHNQGGAIPLELRSRLFEPMKRAERKGTRDSRGLGLGLFIVKHIVDAHGGSLRVRSTEQDGTTFLVRLPRQLGQRVPEAEASRLH